The genomic stretch GAACGGCAACGGTGGGGACTCCGGCACATCGGCTTCCTCGACGAGTACCCGCAGCGACTACAGCGGCGAGGCTAAAATCGACAAGTTCGATACCTCAGCTGGCACCTACGAGCCCGCAACTCGCGAGACTCCCGCTAAGAATGTTCCCAAGCCTATCAAGCCTGAGAATATGAACGAAAACTCCGTCGCGGGTCTGTACTCTTCGATCGCATTCATCGGCGCGGCTTTGCAGTACGCACTGCAGACCGGCGATGTATCTCTGATCAAAGAAAGCGCTATGAGTGATGAGGATAAAGAGCGCACACTGTCGGGTGCTCTTTTTGCGGACCTTCAGGGCGGGAAGAGCTGGCTTGCAGACCCTAAAATTGTGATGAACTTTGAGGATGCTCAGCCTAAGGAAGAGAACGGCACCTACACGTGGCCGGTAACCGTGAATGTAACTCAGGGGGAATACGGCGTACATGATGGTGAGGTTGTAGATTTTCCTGAAGAACACCAGAAGCAAACTCAGAAGATTAACTTCACGGCTAAATACGACAATAACAAATGGAGTGTTGGGGGTTTCTATGAAACTGGTGGATCCGACAGCTCCGCATCTCACGATACCCAGGACAGCTAATCACTAGTTCCGCATATAGAGCGGTGTCCCCCGGAATCTTCATACGTTCTAAGGGACACCGCTTTTTGCGTTAGGTTTTAGAACCCTATGTGCAGAAACGGGCGGCAACCCGTGCTACCGCAAAGATTCAGTACCTAGCGCACCCGTGTGAGAAGTCTTCTTGCCTTACCACAGGCTTGCGAAATCGAGCACCATACGCCCGTTGATCTTGCCTGCGTTCATCTCTTCGAAGACCTGCGGAGCCTCATCAACCTTGCGCAGCTGCACTACGGGAACCACCAGCCCGTCTGCGCCGAACTGGAACGCCTCAGCAAGATCCTGACGGGTGCCAACCAACGAGCCGAGCACGCGAATACCGTCAAGAACGACCTTCGCGATAGATAGCTCCATCTTCTCGGGCGGAAGACCCACAGCCACCACGCTGCCCCCGGCACGCACGCTCTCAACCGCCTGGTTAAAAGCGACCCTCGATACCGCGGTCACCACGGCAGCTTGCGCCCCGCCGTCAGTTACCTCACGAACCTTCGCCGGTACATCCTCAACCTCACGACCGTTAATCGTGACGTCGGCACCGGTTTCGGCGGCAAGCTTCAGCTTGTCATCGTTAATATCGACGGCAATAACCTTGGCACCGAAAACCTTCTTGGCGTACTGCACCGCCAAGTTGCCCAGCCCGCCAGCGCCGTAGGCGACCAGCCACTGACCGGGGCGTATCTGCGATTCCTTAATCGCCTTATAGGTGGTTACGCCCGCGCAGGTAATCGAGCTTGCCTGCGCCGCATCCAGACCTTCGGGAACCTTTACGGCATAGTCTGCCGCGACAAGGGCATACTCACTCATGGCACCGTCCACGGTGTAGCCCGCATTCTTGACGGTACGGCATAGGGTCTCCCTGCCGGAGGTGCAGTATTCGCAGTGCCCGCATCCCTGGAAGAACCATGCAATAGAGACACGGTCACCGGGCTTGAGCGATTCAACGCCTTCACCAACTTCGGTGACAATACCAATACCCTCATGCCCCAGGACGCGCCCCGGAACCTTACCGAAATCGCCAGCCGCAACGTGCAGGTCGGTGTGGCAGACGCCGGAGTACTCTAGCTTCACGAGCGCCTGACCGTGCCCCACCTCGGGCACGGGAACATCGGTGACATTTATCGAGCCATCAACAACGTCAGGGACAACTACAGCTTTCATGGGAACCTCCCGTGTACTAGCTCACTATCAATGTTCGTTTAATCGTAAAGCTCATATAGAGACTTTTCTACAGTCCGGTGATATATTCAACCGCTAATACGGAATGGTACTCATGAGCGATTTTATGCTGTGCCGCAGCGCCTCTCTAGGAAGTCCACATAGAGAGCAAATAGATAACGAAATGATGAAGACGTGTCCAGGAGCCCGGGGTTCAACAAAGCTCTAAGATACAATCGACGTAATGTCTCTGGTATGGAGCAACAAACTGAGAAGTTGAGGCTTATCTTCCGCCCCTGACTGCGCAGTTTTGGGCAAAAAGAGTGCTGGACCCGGAACCTCGCTCGTAACCGCATCCCTTGAGAGCACCGATGAAAGGGCAAACATGCCAACCCGTTTACCCCACCATATCTCCCGCCGCGCCGCCTTGGGTGTGCTGGGCGCAGGATCTGCCACCGTCGTTGTCGGATGCGCTCCCGCCGTCAAACCCGTGGATCTCGGGCAGGGGAGCTCGTCCTCCGCGAGCTCATCGTCGTCAAGCGCTTCATCCTCCAGCTCATCATCGAGTGCATCTACTCTGCCCGGCAACTCGAAAAACACGGGCGATGTAAAACTCGAAAAGTACGACACCTCTGCGGGTGAACACCAGCCCGCAACCCGTACCGAGAAGCCGAAGAACGTTCCCAAACCCCTGCTCTCTGATAAAGCCAAAGAGAAAACCATAGACGGACTTTACGAAAACATCGCCTATATCGCGGCTTCTATGCAGTACCTCTTCCAGACCGGCGATATGGAGCCTTTCGAGAAATGCGCTCTGGTGTCATCCGAAAAGTCGAGTCTGTCCAGTAACACTGATGCTTCAAAGATGCTCAAAATGATCAAAGAGGGCAATGCCTGGCTGGACAACCCGACCGTTGTGTTCTCCCTGAACACCTCAACCCCGAGCAGCAGCGGCAGCTTCTACTCCTGGGATGGCACGATGAAGATGAATATGGGTTCCTACGTCGTCGTGAACTCCATGAGTAAAGATGTGGAGTCCAGTAAACAACAGGTTGATACGGATATTACCTTCGAGGCCCTCTATTCGGGCAGCTCGTGGACTATTCGCAGCAGTGGGGGTGCTGCTGGAAGCGGCGGATTCTCCATCTAAAACATTGTTGTTTTAGCGGCTGGGGTTTCTTAGCCTCACTAGATTTGTGCCTTATTCGCTCTGAATGAGGCACATATGAAAGGAAAAAGAATACTATGTCATCGTTGATCGTGACTCGCCGTAACGCAGCGCTGGGCGTGCTGGGTGCTGGCACAGCGGCCGCGCTCGCAGCATGTTCTTCGTCGAACTCAAACTCCAGTGGCAGTTCGTCAAGCTCCAGTAAGTCGGAACCCACTATGGATTACGAGGATGAGGTCAAGTTCGACAGCTTCGATACCTCGGCAGGGGAGTACGTGCCCGCAACCCTCACCGAGCCCGCGAAGAACGTTCCTGTTCCGAAGCTGCCGGAGAACGCTAACGAAAAGTCCGTTGAGGCTTTCTACACGCATATCGGTTACTACGCTGCATGCATACAGTATCTTTTTGCTACGGGTGATGATACTCCCCTTCGTAAGGGGTCTTTTGGAGAGACTGAAATTCAGAAATTTTCTAAGAGTTCTGTCATGGAACAACTTATACCCATTATTAAAAGTGGGGAGAGGTGGTTCGGTAATCCTAAAGTAATTTACATTTTGGGAACTTCTCAGCCTGAAATCACTGTTGACAGTTATAAATGGCCTGTTCAGATGAAGATGGATCTAGGCGAATTTGTAGCATCTCCTAATGGCTACATTTACCTGCCCACTAACGATCGAGTCACCACAGAGAACGCTGACATTAGAGGTACCTACACCTACGCCGATAATAAGTGGGATATCGTTAGCACCGTCTGGTCGAATGTGGTAATATTGCATTGATGGTTTAAAGCCCCGCAAGATTCCTACAATCTTGCGGGGCTTTTGTAATCTCAACCACCGCTCCCGGAACTTGACCGATTCACAAATAGTCGGAAAGTAACCGGTGAAATTCTTTGGCGCATCGCGCGAAAAAACTACCGTATTCTAAGACCCTAGAACGGCAGATATGCGGGCTCCCGCAGCCCCGATACACTAGAGTAGAGAGAAACACCCATGGCGAGTTCATGCGCTCGCCACCCGTGCTTTCCGCAGCCGCCTGCCCGCGGCGTTACGGAAGCCCCGAAAGGAACACCATGCCACCTCATGATGTAACACGCCGTGCCGCCTTAGGCGTTGTCGGCGCTGGCTCTGTCATTGCTCTTGCCGGATGCGCCGCCTCCGTGAGACCCGTCGATGCCGCCGCTAGCGGCTCCTCAAGCTCTTCATCGTCAGCGTCGAGTTCGTCGTCCTCATCCTCTGCATCGGCATCACCCTCGGAGAGCATAAAAGACTACGGTACTACTATCAAAAACGATAAGTACGATACGTCGGCTGGCGCGTATGAACCCGCAACGCGTGAACATCCAGCAAAGAATATCCCTAAACCTGTTTTAGATGATAAAGCTAAAGAGAACTCAGCAGATGGCTTTTACGCTAATCTAGTCTTTATGGCAGGTGCATTGAAGTACCTTTTTGAGACGGGAAGCGACGAAATGATTAATAAGTCTGCATTGGCACAAAGCGAAAAGGATGGTTTCTTAAAAAATGATCAATTCTTTTTCGATAGGATCAAAGATGGTGAGATTTGGTTTGGTAACCCTCAAGTAACGTTTGCCATGCGCTCTCCCCGTCCCTCAAAAGCAAGCGGTGGCGGCTACAATTGGGGCGGTATGATGGTCATCGATTTAGGAGAGTTTCGTGCCTTCCCTGACGGAACTAGCGAGGACTACACCGATGAAAAACAACGTAAGACAGAAACTTCGGTGTATTTTCAGGGTAAGTATTCTGATGGTGCCTGGCAGATCAAAACATTCTAGGTGTTAGTAATTGAATGAATAGATGTGTTTTTCGGAGCATATAGCTGGTCCCGCACGCATCGTATTGATGCATGCGGGACCAGCTTTTGCTATTAGTACTATGCGCACAGAAGCATTCCAAAGACAGCTCTTACCGCCATAAAGAAGAATAAAACCGCCGCTATGTACACCTTACGTACCTCTATTGAACACGTGCACAGCACGCCAAATTTTTAGACAAGGTACCTTTTTACAGGGTCGATAACATCGCGCGGGGTGCGTGCCGCACCGGGCAGCGGGTCTCCAATAGCCCGAAGCTCCCAGCCGCGACCTACGCGTGCCAGCAGGGCTACCATGAGCCCCGTATGTGAGCCCTTTTCCGTCATCGAAAAACGTGCCATCTCCTGGCGGGTAGCAACGTTTTCAACGCGCACAAAGGCGTTGTCAATGTTGCTAAATTGGTCCCCGGAATATGAGGTAATCACCAGTGCCAAGAAAGCAACGCGCGCATCCATGCCTGGGAGGTTAATATCGATAACCTCGTCGTCTCCTTCACCTGCACCCGTCAGGTTATCTCCGTGGTGAATAATAGAGCCATTGACCGAGCGTAACGACCCGTAGAAAACGACCTCAAGCAGGTTACCGGCTGCATCATAGCCGATCACGGAAGCATCCAGATCGACCGCTTTCTCTTTGATACGCCCAAAGAGTCCCTTGGTTTTAATGGGATCCCAGCCTAAGCCCAAACGAACCTGGGTGAGCGAGCTGTCTTTCGAGAGATCTAGTTTCTGGCCTTTTGACAGGTTAATAGCCACAGTGCCTGTACCCTTCGTTAGTTATGTAGTTATGTGGTCATAGAAATGCGGTGGGCGGATGCGCGGCGCACGCTGCGTCCGCATCGTCGCCCACCGCGTTGCTTGAGGGCTATGTGCCCTTGATCCTGCGGTTATGTGCTCTGCACCGGAGCGTCAGGTTCTGCAGTCTTTTCCGCTAGTGCTGCCTCCGCATGGTTTGCCTTGCGGGAGGAGATAATCGACCCGGCGATAAAGACGATGCCGGAAAGGCCGATCACGTAGTCGGGAATATCCCACTTGAGGGTTGCCAGAAGCATAAGCGCGAGAACGCCGATAGCCCAGTGCGCGCCGTGGTCCAGGTAGCGCAGCTCTTGAAGGGTTCCCTTTTCGACCAGGTAAATGGTCATCGACCGCACGAAGAGCGCGCCCACGCCCAAACCGATAGCAATAATAATGGGGTCTGAGGTTACCGCGAATGCGCCGAGAACGCCATCGAAGCTGAAGGAGGCATCAAGAACTTCTAGGAAGATAAACATGGAGAATGCTGCTTTACCGGTAAGTACGGCAACATTCGCCAGGGATTCTTCTTGAGATTCGTTTCGGTCTTCCATAAAGGTTGCCAGGCCGTTGGTCGCCAAGAAGGTGAGCATACCCAGCAGCCCCGAGAGCAGAATGGCGTACTGCTCATGATGCTCGGCACCGAAAAGCTGAGAAGCCGTCACTAAGATAACCCCGGAAACCAATACAGGCATGGAATCAAAGTGCCCGGCTTTGGCGAGGGGTTTCTCGATCACGGATAGCCAGTGGACATCCTTACCAGCCTCGAAGAGGAAGGAAAGGAAGAGCATGAGCAGGAACATGCCGCCGAAGGAAGCGATGGTGTGGTGCGCGGATTCCAAAATGTACCCGTAGGTTCCGGGCGTATGCGGGTCGCCGCGTTCCATTGCAAGGTTCCAAGCTTCAACCGGACCTACGTTGCCTGCCAGGCAGACGATCAGGAAGGGGAAGATAAGACGCATACCAAAAACAGCGACCAGAACACCGACTGTCAAGAAGATATTGCGCCATGCATGCGACATTTTGTCTAGGTATTTTGCGTTCACACCCGCGTTGTCGAATGAGAACACGATCTCAAGGACAATCAGGATCGCGGCAGATACCATGCCGACAATACCACCATAAAAGGCGGCACCTATAAGTGCCGCAAGGGTAATCAAGAGATCGTATTTGAAGAATTTTAATAAAGCCATGAGGGCAGAAGGCTCTCCTTCGCGTTAGAGATAAGGCAGGTTGTTAAACGGTGAAACCGTAGGAGGTCAGCAGATGCGGCAGACCACCGGTGAATGGATCTTCTACGGCTTTGAAACGCCATTCGCCGTTGTGGCGGTACACCATCGCGAAGAGTACAGCGGGCGCTGCCGAGCAGTCTTCGGAAAGGTCGTAACGAGCGATTTCTTCGTTAGTGTCGTCGTTTATCAGACGTACATAAGCGTTACGTACTACACCGAAATTCTTACCGGTTTTTTCGCCTTCGTAGATAGAGGCGAGGATGTGAAGGCGCTGTACCTTTGGGTCTACTTTATCGAGGTTCACGATAATGGTCTCATCGTCACCTTCAGCATCGCCAGTGCGGTTGTCACCGGTGTGGACGACCGCGCCGTCAAGGCTGGTGGGATTGTTAAAGAAGACGAGGGATGCATCGTCAAAAAGGATCCTGTCATTTTCGTCGGTGATCATGACGGATGCGTCAAGGTCATAGGCTTCACCCGCGAGGGATAGGTCCCAGCCCAGGCCGATGGTGAGGTTTTTCAGGCCCGGTGCCTCTTTGGTGAGATTGATGGGGTTTCCTTTGGTGAGCTTAATAGCAGCCACTATATTTTCCTTTCTATTTATGGTGTTGATATTCGCTGAGAAGGGCGATGGCACAGGTAACGTAACCATCCTCACTTAATATTAGCGTACCCTCTCCTAAATCCCGGGTTATGTGCATATCGGGATTAGTGAGCTGAAGGTTCCTGCCGATCAGTTTTAAAGATCGTAGTAGCGTCAAAGATTTAGGGGGAATTGTCAAAACTGTGCCTGCTGCGTTGAGCGATATTCGGGTCATCCGAGAGGCGGCATCAGTTGGGGGAGCGGATGAACCCGACAGCATAACACTCTCACCATCCCAGTTCAGCAGGAATGCAGTCATATCGGTTCCGGTAATACGCAGTTCTCCTACGGCGGTTTGTACCGCATCGAGCATAAAGAGACGTTCGCTCGGGTGAGCGTCGGTGATATTGGGGATGTGACCCCACCAGTGCGGTTCACGCAGGTGTTCGGATGGAGGAGTTATGGTTTTTGCCGTGTCTGCGGGTTGAGAATGCTGCCAAGATTCAGACGATTCCGGGGTGTAGGTTGCCGTCCCGCGAGATTTGCTCATATTTGGGGGCTTAATCTGCCGGTGCTGCACCGGCTGCGCTGTCCCGGATGCGCCCATCGCTCGGTTCGCCTGGCGGCTTATACTCCGCTGAGTATGCTGCGCCCTCCGGTGCCCTTGCTGATCAGAGGGAATATCTGCAGACTGCGGCTCCCGGTTTGTTGCTGCGGCAGCAGAGGGGGATGCTTGAGGACGTGCTTTCGGCTCAGGATCTGCTATGTAGGCAGTGATAAAACTGTAGCGACTCATAACCCAAACCCTTGAAGCATGGCGGAAACACTATGCCATTCATCGCACACAGCCCGCACTTTCCATTCACCGCGGTGCCGGTACACCTGCATCAGCCGTACCGCCGCGCTGCGACCTACCTGCACGAGTGGGGCACGGAACATTGTTTTTCCGGTGGCGGGGTTTATCATGCGTGCTCGAATCCCACTGGCACGGTTGAGCCGCACGGTACTTTCCCCGTTTGTGAAGAGCACGATCTCCAGGGAATCTACGTCCTGGGGCACAGTGGGAAGGTGCAGATCGAACTGCATCTGATCGTCGCCCATGAGTTCGCGGCGGCGAACACTGCCCGCACGGTCTAAGACCTGGTGAGCAAATACAAAGTCTTGCCGCGAAACTAGTTTGCCGTTCGAGGTGAGAAGTACCCCTGCCTCCAGAGATTCACGTAAAAGCGGTTCGTCGGTGCGCCACCGCAGTCCTACCAGCACGTGGTCGAGATCGGGTGCTTCCTGGGTAAGATTGACGTTCTGACCAATGCTCAGTTCCATTTATACCGCCATTCTCTTGCGCATGAACAGGGTGTGCGTTTCAAGTTCAAGGCTGTTATCTGCCCGCACAAGGTTAAGCGCTGTGACGAATTCCTGATTTGCATCAGTAAGAGCCTGCACCAGCTCGGAGGTTTGCTCCGGGGTGGGGTTGTGCGTGCGGGTGTAGACAGTCAACAGATTCGGTACATAGGTGGTTAGTGCCGTCTGGAGCGTGTATTCCGTCGTTGAGGGCAGGGTTGCGCGGGTATCACTGCCCGTTTCTGCCGTTATTTTGCGGTAGGTTTCGACCATCTCGAAGGCGGGTACGAGTGCGCGCGGGGGTACAGACACGGCAAAATCCGCCAAATAATGCGAGGCATCATCTAGCACATGCTGGGACTGGCGCAGGTACGTGGGCTCCGGGGCAGAAGAATGAGCCGAGGCATACTCCTGCGCCGGGGCATCCGTGACGTTTTCTTGTTGGGAGCGGAACGGGGAATCGTCCGGCACACCGAAAAACCGTTTGATAACGCCCACGTGTGCCTCTAATTCTGGGTGAGCGCGCGGTTTGTGGGAGTTCCGCTGGCGTGTGCAGGGGATTCGGGGGCATTATTCCTTCGTGTAACGCGCTCAAGAGATTCTGCCGTCAGTTCGCGCAGCATCTGGTTCGACTGGGCGAATGCTTCTACCGCCCCCTGGCGGAATGCGGAAACTTCGTCGAGCGCTTGAAGTACTTTTCCATGTGCCTGCGCCAAAACCTGCGGGTCGATTGCGGGTTGGGACGCCATCTGCTGGATGCGCGTAGCCTGCGAAGACAGCATATCGGCATTGCGCATAATAGCGTTCTCGGTGGTCTGCTTCAGAGCGCCAAGCTGCTGCAGAACCGCTTCCTGCATGCCTAAGGAACGGGCGATATAGGCGGTCATTTTGTATGCCCATAAGGTGGTGTCTTCGGCGCGGCGGATACCGCGAATGAGCTCTTTGCCGTTGCTGGAGACAACATCGCTTGTCAGGTACGCCTGCCCGGCAATTTCAAGTTTAGTGAGCAGATCGCTGATGCGCTGTTCGGTCACATACAGAACCTTCTCGGTGTAGATGCGCGCGGTTTCTTCATCTCCTTCAAGACGAGTTTCTTCGGCGGCGGCACGCACCATATCGGAGAACTGTTGAAGAACTGCGATCTTCTCGTTCAAATCCGTCATGCCTTCCTGAAGTTTCTCGCGCAGTTTCACGAGCTCCGCCTGCTGCATGACGAGCGCATCGGTGGATTTTTTCAGTTTTTTGCTGATGCCTTCAATATTTCTGTTGACGCTGGCGTACTGGTAGAAGAATTTCTCGATTTTGCTTTTGCCGCGCCCTATCAGGCGTTTTGCGATGCCGCGTTTACCGGGGGTACCGTCAATCGCGCTGTAATCCAGCGAGTTGATTTGTGCACGCAGTTCCGCCAGATTTTGAGATGCTTTGGTTTGTGGGGAGTCCGGCGCAAGCTCAAGCTCCTGCATATTGAGCAGGCGCTGGGTAACCATGTCGATGCCGTTGAAGGTATCGGAACCGTAGCTTGAAATCGTATTTTCGAGGGTATCGAGAAGTGAAGGCGACTTCAGATCGGTGTTGTTGAGAGTGATAGCCAGTTCGTCTGCTTCATGACTGATAGTTGCAACCTCAGGGGCACGCGTTTCCCGTTTTACAAGGTCGATAGCTCCCGCTTGGTTAAGTTTAGGCGGTGCTTGAGTTACGACCGGCGGGGCACCAACTTGGGGTTCGGAAGTAGGGATTTCAGCCATGAGACATCCTCTCGTCATGTCGGAACATACTCTTCTATGGTACTCAGCGCAGTGTGCAGAAGAACGTCCTTTCGTTAGAAAGCAATAAAAGTTGCATAAAAAAGTACCGGTATGCCTGTGGATAACTTCTCCGGTTTCTTCGTTGCGGAGCGTAAAAACCTCGTTGTTTTATGGGTTTTTCTATGAAAATACGTGAAGG from Rothia dentocariosa ATCC 17931 encodes the following:
- a CDS encoding DUF6318 family protein, whose translation is MLTTSVSRRGALGVLGLGSAAFLAACSSSNSNGNGGDSGTSASSTSTRSDYSGEAKIDKFDTSAGTYEPATRETPAKNVPKPIKPENMNENSVAGLYSSIAFIGAALQYALQTGDVSLIKESAMSDEDKERTLSGALFADLQGGKSWLADPKIVMNFEDAQPKEENGTYTWPVTVNVTQGEYGVHDGEVVDFPEEHQKQTQKINFTAKYDNNKWSVGGFYETGGSDSSASHDTQDS
- the adhP gene encoding alcohol dehydrogenase AdhP, with amino-acid sequence MKAVVVPDVVDGSINVTDVPVPEVGHGQALVKLEYSGVCHTDLHVAAGDFGKVPGRVLGHEGIGIVTEVGEGVESLKPGDRVSIAWFFQGCGHCEYCTSGRETLCRTVKNAGYTVDGAMSEYALVAADYAVKVPEGLDAAQASSITCAGVTTYKAIKESQIRPGQWLVAYGAGGLGNLAVQYAKKVFGAKVIAVDINDDKLKLAAETGADVTINGREVEDVPAKVREVTDGGAQAAVVTAVSRVAFNQAVESVRAGGSVVAVGLPPEKMELSIAKVVLDGIRVLGSLVGTRQDLAEAFQFGADGLVVPVVQLRKVDEAPQVFEEMNAGKINGRMVLDFASLW
- a CDS encoding DUF6318 family protein; this translates as MPTRLPHHISRRAALGVLGAGSATVVVGCAPAVKPVDLGQGSSSSASSSSSSASSSSSSSSASTLPGNSKNTGDVKLEKYDTSAGEHQPATRTEKPKNVPKPLLSDKAKEKTIDGLYENIAYIAASMQYLFQTGDMEPFEKCALVSSEKSSLSSNTDASKMLKMIKEGNAWLDNPTVVFSLNTSTPSSSGSFYSWDGTMKMNMGSYVVVNSMSKDVESSKQQVDTDITFEALYSGSSWTIRSSGGAAGSGGFSI
- a CDS encoding DUF6318 family protein: MSSLIVTRRNAALGVLGAGTAAALAACSSSNSNSSGSSSSSSKSEPTMDYEDEVKFDSFDTSAGEYVPATLTEPAKNVPVPKLPENANEKSVEAFYTHIGYYAACIQYLFATGDDTPLRKGSFGETEIQKFSKSSVMEQLIPIIKSGERWFGNPKVIYILGTSQPEITVDSYKWPVQMKMDLGEFVASPNGYIYLPTNDRVTTENADIRGTYTYADNKWDIVSTVWSNVVILH
- a CDS encoding DUF6318 family protein — translated: MPPHDVTRRAALGVVGAGSVIALAGCAASVRPVDAAASGSSSSSSSASSSSSSSSASASPSESIKDYGTTIKNDKYDTSAGAYEPATREHPAKNIPKPVLDDKAKENSADGFYANLVFMAGALKYLFETGSDEMINKSALAQSEKDGFLKNDQFFFDRIKDGEIWFGNPQVTFAMRSPRPSKASGGGYNWGGMMVIDLGEFRAFPDGTSEDYTDEKQRKTETSVYFQGKYSDGAWQIKTF
- a CDS encoding TerD family protein, producing the protein MAINLSKGQKLDLSKDSSLTQVRLGLGWDPIKTKGLFGRIKEKAVDLDASVIGYDAAGNLLEVVFYGSLRSVNGSIIHHGDNLTGAGEGDDEVIDINLPGMDARVAFLALVITSYSGDQFSNIDNAFVRVENVATRQEMARFSMTEKGSHTGLMVALLARVGRGWELRAIGDPLPGAARTPRDVIDPVKRYLV
- a CDS encoding DUF475 domain-containing protein, with the protein product MALLKFFKYDLLITLAALIGAAFYGGIVGMVSAAILIVLEIVFSFDNAGVNAKYLDKMSHAWRNIFLTVGVLVAVFGMRLIFPFLIVCLAGNVGPVEAWNLAMERGDPHTPGTYGYILESAHHTIASFGGMFLLMLFLSFLFEAGKDVHWLSVIEKPLAKAGHFDSMPVLVSGVILVTASQLFGAEHHEQYAILLSGLLGMLTFLATNGLATFMEDRNESQEESLANVAVLTGKAAFSMFIFLEVLDASFSFDGVLGAFAVTSDPIIIAIGLGVGALFVRSMTIYLVEKGTLQELRYLDHGAHWAIGVLALMLLATLKWDIPDYVIGLSGIVFIAGSIISSRKANHAEAALAEKTAEPDAPVQST
- a CDS encoding TerD family protein; the protein is MAAIKLTKGNPINLTKEAPGLKNLTIGLGWDLSLAGEAYDLDASVMITDENDRILFDDASLVFFNNPTSLDGAVVHTGDNRTGDAEGDDETIIVNLDKVDPKVQRLHILASIYEGEKTGKNFGVVRNAYVRLINDDTNEEIARYDLSEDCSAAPAVLFAMVYRHNGEWRFKAVEDPFTGGLPHLLTSYGFTV
- a CDS encoding TerD family protein — its product is MELSIGQNVNLTQEAPDLDHVLVGLRWRTDEPLLRESLEAGVLLTSNGKLVSRQDFVFAHQVLDRAGSVRRRELMGDDQMQFDLHLPTVPQDVDSLEIVLFTNGESTVRLNRASGIRARMINPATGKTMFRAPLVQVGRSAAVRLMQVYRHRGEWKVRAVCDEWHSVSAMLQGFGL
- a CDS encoding toxic anion resistance protein, encoding MAEIPTSEPQVGAPPVVTQAPPKLNQAGAIDLVKRETRAPEVATISHEADELAITLNNTDLKSPSLLDTLENTISSYGSDTFNGIDMVTQRLLNMQELELAPDSPQTKASQNLAELRAQINSLDYSAIDGTPGKRGIAKRLIGRGKSKIEKFFYQYASVNRNIEGISKKLKKSTDALVMQQAELVKLREKLQEGMTDLNEKIAVLQQFSDMVRAAAEETRLEGDEETARIYTEKVLYVTEQRISDLLTKLEIAGQAYLTSDVVSSNGKELIRGIRRAEDTTLWAYKMTAYIARSLGMQEAVLQQLGALKQTTENAIMRNADMLSSQATRIQQMASQPAIDPQVLAQAHGKVLQALDEVSAFRQGAVEAFAQSNQMLRELTAESLERVTRRNNAPESPAHASGTPTNRALTQN